A DNA window from Allokutzneria albata contains the following coding sequences:
- a CDS encoding DNA-3-methyladenine glycosylase 2 family protein gives MHNDTERCVRAVQSKDSRFDGWFFTAVLTTRIYCRASCPVAPPKPENMRFYPTAAAAQQAGFRACKRCRPDASPGSPQWNERADVVARAMRLIADGVVDRDGVPGLSARLGYSTRQLERLLRAELGAGPLALARAQRAQSARTLIETSTLSMSDVALASGFASIRAFNDTVREVFALSPTELRKRAKGTVSSGTLSLRLPFRVPLCPDNLFGHLAATAVPGVEEWRDGAYRRTMRLPHGHGIVALRPLPDHIACQLTLTDLRDLSNAISRCRRLLDLDADPTAVDAQLSEDPVLKPLVAKAPGRRVPRTVDGAEFAVRAVLGQQVSTAAARTHAGRLVAAHGEPIEDPAGGLTHLFPTPAALAEVDPESLALPRSRRTTLTSLVAELDNIDLGVGSDWERARAQLAELPGFGPWTVESIAMRALGDPDAFTPNDLGVRVAAESLGLPSTPAALTAHASAWRPWRAYAVQYLWATGDHPINLLPR, from the coding sequence ATGCACAACGACACGGAGCGGTGCGTCCGCGCGGTCCAGTCGAAGGACAGCCGCTTCGACGGGTGGTTCTTCACCGCGGTGCTGACCACGCGGATCTACTGCCGCGCGAGCTGCCCCGTCGCCCCGCCCAAGCCGGAGAACATGCGCTTCTACCCCACCGCCGCCGCGGCTCAGCAGGCCGGTTTCCGCGCGTGCAAGCGCTGTCGCCCGGACGCCAGCCCCGGATCGCCGCAGTGGAACGAGCGGGCGGACGTGGTGGCGCGCGCGATGCGGCTCATCGCGGACGGAGTGGTCGACCGCGACGGTGTGCCGGGCCTGTCCGCACGGCTCGGGTACAGCACCCGCCAGCTCGAACGGCTGCTGCGCGCGGAACTCGGCGCCGGCCCGCTCGCGTTGGCACGGGCCCAGCGAGCGCAGTCCGCGCGCACCCTGATCGAGACGAGCACGCTGTCGATGTCCGATGTCGCACTCGCGTCCGGCTTCGCCAGCATCCGCGCGTTCAACGACACCGTGCGCGAGGTGTTCGCGCTGTCGCCGACCGAACTCCGCAAGCGCGCCAAGGGAACCGTCTCCTCAGGCACCCTCTCGCTGCGGTTGCCGTTCCGCGTGCCGCTGTGCCCGGACAACCTCTTCGGCCACCTCGCCGCGACCGCGGTGCCGGGCGTCGAGGAGTGGCGGGACGGCGCCTACCGCCGGACGATGCGCTTGCCGCACGGGCACGGGATCGTCGCCCTCAGGCCGCTCCCCGACCACATCGCGTGCCAGTTGACGCTGACGGACCTGCGCGACCTCTCGAACGCGATCAGCCGGTGCCGCAGGCTGCTCGACCTGGACGCGGACCCGACCGCCGTGGACGCCCAGCTCTCCGAAGACCCAGTGCTCAAGCCCCTCGTGGCGAAGGCGCCCGGCCGACGCGTGCCGCGCACCGTGGACGGGGCCGAGTTCGCCGTGCGCGCGGTCCTCGGCCAGCAGGTCTCCACGGCCGCGGCGCGCACCCACGCCGGTCGCCTGGTGGCCGCGCACGGCGAGCCGATCGAGGACCCCGCGGGCGGGCTGACGCACCTGTTCCCCACCCCGGCGGCGCTGGCGGAGGTGGACCCGGAGTCCTTGGCACTGCCGCGTTCCCGCCGGACAACGCTCACCTCGCTCGTCGCCGAACTGGACAACATCGACCTGGGTGTCGGCAGCGACTGGGAGCGGGCCCGCGCGCAGCTCGCGGAGCTGCCCGGCTTCGGCCCGTGGACGGTCGAGTCGATCGCGATGCGCGCGCTCGGCGACCCGGACGCGTTCACGCCCAACGATCTCGGCGTGCGCGTCGCCGCCGAGTCACTCGGTCTGCCGTCCACCCCCGCCGCGTTGACCGCGCACGCGAGCGCCTGGCGGCCGTGGCGCGCCTACGCCGTGCAGTACCTGTGGGCGACCGGCGACCACCCCATCAACCTGCTTCCGCGATAA